In one Corallococcus sp. EGB genomic region, the following are encoded:
- a CDS encoding cation diffusion facilitator family transporter — translation MSAPASSLKAVIAALSGNVLVTLIKFIAFFLSGSGAMLSEAIHSAADTGNQVLLFLGLKRAARVEDDSHPYGYGGERFIFGILSASGIFFVGCGVTVYHGVQSLLHPHMAETGAVTFAVLGLSFLIEGGVLLFAVRGLLQQAAGEPFFRFVRTKADPASVAILLEDGAAVLGLLLATAGIALAHVTGNPLWDAAASITVGVLLGLIALYLMVENRELLLGRSVPADVEQRFEDMLRARPSLADLHDVKTRQLTPEVYQFKAELRFSESFVAARLAEALPAQGLPPPGPERERALTDAARHVIRTLSEEIDAIEAEVRRAIPQAKHIDLELEHLTAAAAEAAELRARTG, via the coding sequence ATGTCCGCTCCCGCTTCGTCGTTGAAGGCCGTCATCGCCGCGCTGTCCGGCAACGTGCTGGTCACGCTCATCAAGTTCATCGCCTTCTTCCTGTCGGGGTCGGGGGCGATGTTGTCGGAGGCGATCCACTCGGCGGCGGACACGGGCAACCAGGTGTTGTTGTTCCTGGGGTTGAAGCGCGCGGCGCGCGTGGAGGACGACTCGCACCCGTATGGCTACGGCGGCGAGCGCTTCATCTTCGGCATCCTGTCCGCGTCCGGCATCTTCTTCGTGGGCTGCGGGGTGACGGTCTACCACGGGGTCCAGTCGCTCCTGCATCCGCACATGGCGGAGACGGGCGCGGTGACGTTCGCGGTGCTGGGGCTGTCGTTCCTCATCGAGGGCGGCGTGCTGCTGTTCGCGGTGCGGGGGCTGCTCCAGCAGGCGGCGGGCGAGCCCTTCTTCCGCTTCGTGAGGACGAAAGCGGACCCCGCGTCGGTGGCCATCCTGTTGGAGGACGGCGCGGCGGTGCTGGGCCTGCTGCTGGCGACGGCGGGCATCGCGCTGGCGCACGTGACGGGCAACCCGCTGTGGGACGCGGCGGCGTCCATCACGGTGGGCGTGCTCTTGGGGCTCATCGCCCTCTACCTGATGGTGGAGAACCGGGAGCTGCTGCTGGGCCGCTCCGTGCCGGCGGACGTGGAGCAGCGCTTCGAGGACATGCTGCGAGCGCGCCCCAGCCTGGCGGACCTGCACGACGTGAAGACGCGGCAGCTCACCCCGGAGGTCTACCAGTTCAAGGCGGAGCTGCGCTTCAGCGAGTCCTTCGTCGCGGCCCGGCTGGCGGAGGCCCTGCCCGCGCAGGGGCTGCCTCCGCCCGGACCGGAGCGCGAGCGAGCCCTGACCGACGCGGCCCGCCACGTCATCCGGACCCTGAGCGAGGAGATTGACGCGATTGAGGCGGAGGTCCGCCGCGCCATCCCCCAGGCGAAGCACATCGACCTGGAGCTGGAGCACCTGACCGCCGCCGCCGCCGAGGCCGCCGAGCTGCGCGCCAGGACAGGGTAG
- the epsB gene encoding GH44 family glycoside hydrolase EpsB, with the protein MADRTKHARWKRTVILTCAVLGGGAGVAMAQQNASKDAATQPAAPPTATQTVAVYDGGLQAGWKDIGWAPRELPQGAPARLRMFNYGGWILYRPKLPGAYGALSFRFTAPESYGEFLDVRLDAPGAAMFPHVRISPEFIVKKDREWAEVVVPMEVLNPRGEPFDRLVFRASKEVARDWVLFDKVALVPLAPDVAAARAAGGGRMGRGDGRESKMLIDCTAPSKPISPLIYGIALDGNKETTDTHQWKLGATIRRWGGNPTSRYNWKLGRAWNTGNDWYFRNVPLGFSADDFLESNRQHNVQSALTLPLIGWVAKDTSSVGFPVSEFGPQQAQDATEPAGGNGVRRDGTPLVPGAPTATSVQAPPEFIGEWVKSLKAAKRGVNMYILDNEPALWSSTHRDVHPEPLGYDELLKRTIDYGSVVRKADPDAVIAGPAEWGWTNFFWSAADFAPGRPPYTDRRAHGDVPLLPWYLRELRDYEKKTGVRLLDVVDVHFYPQTNVGLGLEGATDPDTNARRIRSTRALWDPTYKDESWIAEPIQLIPRVKQWIAENYPGRGLSIGEYNFGAMKHMSGGLAQAEALGRFGQQGLTSAFFWQYPAENSPTFWAFRAYRDFDGKGGRFQDNGLSTTAAEGTSLFASRDASGKKLTAVLLNFDPEQAAQAQVELKGCGSLNTVRVMGYSGAPGGFTEQATGKQAEQSLSQRLPPYSITVLDLTVK; encoded by the coding sequence ATGGCAGACAGGACGAAGCACGCGCGGTGGAAGCGGACCGTCATCCTCACCTGCGCGGTGCTGGGCGGCGGCGCCGGCGTGGCCATGGCGCAGCAGAACGCGTCGAAGGACGCCGCCACGCAGCCGGCCGCACCGCCCACCGCCACGCAGACCGTGGCCGTCTATGACGGGGGCCTCCAGGCGGGATGGAAGGACATCGGCTGGGCGCCTCGCGAGCTGCCCCAGGGCGCGCCCGCGCGCCTGCGGATGTTCAACTACGGCGGGTGGATCCTCTACCGGCCCAAGCTCCCGGGCGCGTACGGCGCGCTGAGCTTCCGCTTCACGGCGCCGGAGTCCTACGGCGAGTTCCTCGACGTGCGCCTGGACGCGCCCGGCGCCGCGATGTTCCCGCACGTGCGGATCAGCCCGGAGTTCATCGTCAAGAAGGACCGCGAGTGGGCGGAGGTCGTGGTGCCCATGGAGGTCCTCAACCCGCGCGGTGAGCCCTTCGACCGCCTGGTGTTCCGCGCGTCGAAGGAGGTGGCCCGGGACTGGGTGCTCTTCGACAAGGTGGCCCTGGTGCCGCTGGCCCCGGACGTGGCCGCCGCGCGCGCCGCGGGCGGTGGGCGCATGGGCCGGGGCGACGGCCGCGAGTCGAAGATGCTCATCGACTGCACCGCGCCGTCCAAGCCCATCAGCCCGCTCATCTACGGCATCGCGCTGGACGGCAACAAGGAGACCACGGACACGCACCAGTGGAAGCTGGGCGCCACCATCCGCCGCTGGGGCGGCAACCCCACGTCCCGCTACAACTGGAAGCTGGGCCGCGCGTGGAACACCGGCAATGACTGGTACTTCCGCAACGTGCCGCTGGGCTTCAGCGCGGATGACTTCCTGGAGTCCAACCGCCAGCACAACGTGCAGTCCGCGCTCACGCTGCCGCTCATCGGCTGGGTGGCCAAGGACACGTCCTCCGTGGGCTTCCCCGTCTCCGAGTTCGGCCCGCAGCAGGCCCAGGACGCCACGGAGCCCGCGGGCGGCAACGGCGTGCGCCGCGACGGCACGCCCCTGGTGCCCGGCGCGCCCACCGCGACGAGCGTGCAGGCCCCGCCGGAGTTCATTGGCGAGTGGGTGAAGTCGCTCAAGGCCGCCAAACGCGGCGTGAACATGTACATCCTGGACAACGAGCCCGCGCTCTGGAGCTCCACGCACCGGGACGTGCACCCCGAACCGCTCGGCTACGACGAGCTGCTCAAGCGCACCATCGACTACGGCAGCGTCGTGCGGAAGGCGGATCCGGACGCGGTCATCGCCGGTCCCGCCGAGTGGGGCTGGACGAACTTCTTCTGGTCCGCCGCTGACTTCGCGCCCGGCCGTCCGCCGTACACGGACCGCCGCGCGCACGGCGACGTGCCGCTGTTGCCCTGGTACCTGCGCGAGCTGCGCGACTACGAGAAGAAGACCGGCGTGCGCCTGCTGGACGTGGTGGACGTGCACTTCTACCCGCAGACCAACGTGGGCCTGGGGCTGGAAGGCGCCACCGACCCTGACACCAACGCGCGGCGGATCCGCTCCACGCGCGCGCTGTGGGATCCGACCTACAAGGACGAGTCCTGGATTGCCGAGCCCATCCAGCTCATCCCCCGCGTGAAGCAGTGGATCGCGGAGAACTACCCGGGCCGGGGCCTGTCCATTGGCGAGTACAACTTCGGCGCCATGAAGCACATGAGCGGCGGCCTGGCGCAGGCGGAGGCCCTGGGCCGCTTCGGACAGCAGGGGCTCACGTCCGCGTTCTTCTGGCAGTACCCGGCGGAGAACAGCCCCACGTTCTGGGCGTTCCGCGCGTACCGCGACTTCGACGGCAAGGGCGGCCGCTTCCAGGACAACGGCCTGTCCACCACCGCGGCCGAGGGCACCAGCCTCTTCGCGTCCCGCGACGCGTCCGGCAAGAAGCTCACCGCCGTGCTGCTCAACTTCGACCCCGAGCAGGCCGCCCAGGCCCAGGTGGAGCTCAAGGGCTGCGGCTCGCTCAACACCGTGCGCGTGATGGGGTACTCGGGCGCGCCGGGCGGTTTCACCGAACAGGCCACCGGCAAGCAGGCCGAGCAGTCCCTGTCGCAGCGCCTTCCCCCCTACTCCATCACCGTGCTGGACCTCACGGTGAAGTGA
- the epsE gene encoding exopolysaccharide biosynthesis GT4 family glycosyltransferase EpsE, producing MQKIGYLIPEFPGQTHIFFWRELQALPGKGVSPELVSTRPPPARIISHSWAREAMARTEYLAPPPPLGVARAALEIARALPTGWGRVLASIARAEGLDAKGRAQLVAFAVMGGRLASLARERGWTHVHVHSCANAAHVAMFAHLLSGLTYSMTLHGPLDDYGPNQREKWRHSKFAFVITKKLLGEVRQELAGSLPDQLELAPMGVELSRFQRTVPYEPWSGEGPLRLFACGRLNPCKGHADLIDAVGMLRKKGIDARLSIAGEDEAGGTTYRRVLEAKLAQDGLTDAVTLLGAVSEDVVKDGIQRSHIFALASLQEPLGVAIMEAMAMRVPVVVTGAGGVKELVDDGVDGVLVPPRAPAVLAEKLETLARDPAEAVRLGEAGRRKVEEQFSSERSADMLARMLGARAA from the coding sequence GTGCAGAAGATCGGCTACCTGATTCCTGAGTTCCCCGGACAGACCCACATCTTCTTCTGGCGCGAGCTGCAGGCGCTGCCGGGGAAGGGCGTGTCACCGGAGCTGGTGTCCACCCGTCCGCCGCCCGCGCGCATCATCAGCCACAGCTGGGCGCGCGAGGCCATGGCGCGCACGGAGTACCTGGCGCCGCCGCCCCCGCTGGGCGTGGCGCGGGCCGCGCTCGAAATCGCCCGGGCCCTGCCCACGGGCTGGGGGCGGGTGCTGGCCTCCATCGCCCGCGCGGAGGGCCTGGACGCGAAGGGCCGCGCGCAGCTGGTGGCGTTCGCGGTGATGGGCGGGCGGCTGGCGTCGCTGGCGCGCGAGCGCGGCTGGACGCACGTGCACGTGCACTCCTGCGCCAACGCGGCGCACGTGGCCATGTTCGCGCACCTGCTGTCGGGGCTCACGTACAGCATGACGCTGCACGGGCCGCTGGATGATTACGGGCCGAACCAGCGGGAGAAGTGGCGCCACTCGAAGTTCGCCTTCGTCATCACGAAGAAGCTGCTGGGCGAGGTGCGCCAGGAGCTGGCGGGGAGCCTGCCGGACCAGCTCGAGCTGGCGCCCATGGGCGTGGAGCTGTCGCGCTTCCAGCGCACGGTGCCCTACGAGCCGTGGTCCGGCGAAGGCCCGCTGCGGCTCTTCGCGTGCGGCCGGTTGAACCCGTGCAAGGGGCACGCGGACCTCATCGACGCGGTGGGGATGCTGCGCAAGAAGGGCATCGACGCGCGGCTGTCCATCGCGGGCGAGGACGAGGCGGGCGGCACCACGTACCGCAGGGTGCTGGAGGCGAAGCTCGCGCAGGACGGGCTCACGGACGCGGTGACGCTGCTGGGCGCGGTGAGCGAGGACGTGGTGAAGGACGGCATCCAGCGCTCGCACATCTTCGCGCTGGCGAGCCTCCAGGAGCCGCTGGGCGTGGCCATCATGGAGGCCATGGCCATGCGCGTGCCGGTGGTGGTGACGGGCGCGGGCGGCGTGAAGGAGCTGGTGGACGACGGCGTGGACGGCGTGCTGGTGCCGCCGCGGGCGCCCGCGGTGCTGGCGGAGAAGCTGGAGACGCTGGCGCGCGACCCGGCGGAGGCGGTGCGGCTGGGCGAGGCCGGCCGCCGCAAGGTGGAGGAGCAGTTCAGCAGCGAGCGCAGCGCGGACATGCTCGCGAGGATGCTGGGCGCGCGGGCGGCTTGA
- the epsC gene encoding serine O-acetyltransferase EpsC: MFGALVSDALEMAKAATGTSDAKSIAKVVLTSDSYRITALNRAREAALAFRIPLVNHVLRVAQTAVMGIEIGKDVTLGRGVYFVHSLGVVIGGDARIGDRVRFYGNNTVGTAKDNGYPVIEDDVWIGAGARILGPVRIGARSRIGANAVVLQDVPPDSVAVGIPARVFPRKDLDEVPL; this comes from the coding sequence ATGTTCGGAGCCCTCGTCTCGGACGCGTTGGAGATGGCCAAGGCGGCCACCGGGACATCGGACGCGAAGTCCATCGCCAAGGTGGTGCTGACCAGTGATTCGTACCGCATCACCGCGCTCAACCGCGCGCGCGAGGCGGCGCTGGCCTTCCGCATCCCGCTGGTGAACCACGTGCTGCGCGTGGCCCAGACGGCGGTGATGGGCATCGAGATTGGCAAGGACGTGACGCTGGGCAGGGGCGTGTACTTCGTGCACAGCCTGGGCGTGGTGATTGGCGGCGACGCGCGCATCGGCGACCGCGTGCGCTTCTACGGCAACAACACCGTGGGCACCGCCAAGGACAACGGCTATCCGGTCATCGAGGACGATGTCTGGATTGGCGCGGGCGCCCGCATCCTCGGGCCGGTGCGCATCGGCGCGCGGTCGCGCATCGGCGCGAACGCCGTGGTGCTCCAGGACGTGCCGCCGGACAGCGTGGCGGTGGGCATCCCCGCGCGCGTGTTCCCGCGCAAGGACCTGGACGAGGTCCCGCTGTAA
- the epsD gene encoding exopolysaccharide biosynthesis glycosyltransferase EpsD, which translates to MSPSDSPAGPAPRLSVVIATYNRLPLITRLLQQLAGQTLPPEDFEVVVVDDGSASDVKGPLLALKLPYTLRVEVQANAGAAAARHRGVLAARAATVLVTDDDMQVASDFLARHLAHHPPGSRNVVLGRIRPDPEIGEMPLFERWYAYLNNRMADELSAPGAKARGNHLYTGNVSFPRADYVGVGGFDKTLGQSEDVELGVRLEKAGCAFLFAPDAYVLHGSDHVSFEKWIRRAHRYGMFDTHVSVKHPDVKGVNPWRLFFETNLLSRPLLASAVVAPEASRRLTEAVVKASSVADKLGLTGAAFAGTSVAYGMEYLRGARTEAGGWMGVARGFARYLQGRGEPQG; encoded by the coding sequence ATGAGCCCTTCCGACTCCCCCGCTGGCCCGGCTCCCCGGCTCAGCGTCGTCATCGCCACGTACAACCGGCTCCCCCTCATCACCCGCCTGCTCCAGCAGCTGGCCGGCCAGACGCTGCCGCCCGAGGACTTCGAGGTGGTGGTGGTGGACGACGGCTCCGCCTCCGACGTGAAGGGCCCGCTCCTGGCGCTCAAGCTGCCCTACACCCTGCGTGTGGAGGTGCAAGCGAACGCGGGCGCCGCCGCCGCGCGGCACCGGGGCGTGCTGGCCGCCCGGGCCGCCACGGTGCTCGTCACGGATGACGACATGCAGGTGGCCTCCGACTTCCTCGCGCGCCACCTGGCCCACCACCCGCCCGGCTCGCGCAACGTGGTGCTGGGCCGCATCCGGCCGGACCCCGAAATCGGAGAGATGCCCCTCTTCGAGCGCTGGTACGCGTACCTCAACAACCGCATGGCGGACGAGCTGTCCGCCCCCGGCGCGAAGGCGCGCGGCAACCACCTCTACACGGGCAACGTGTCCTTCCCCCGCGCGGACTACGTGGGCGTGGGCGGCTTCGACAAGACGCTGGGCCAGTCCGAGGACGTGGAGCTGGGCGTGCGCCTGGAGAAGGCCGGCTGCGCGTTCCTCTTCGCGCCGGACGCCTACGTGCTGCACGGCAGCGACCACGTCAGCTTCGAGAAGTGGATCCGCCGCGCCCACCGCTACGGCATGTTCGACACCCACGTCTCCGTGAAGCACCCGGACGTGAAGGGCGTGAACCCCTGGCGCCTCTTCTTCGAGACGAACCTGCTGTCGCGCCCGCTGCTCGCCTCCGCGGTGGTGGCGCCGGAGGCGTCGCGCCGGCTCACCGAGGCCGTGGTGAAGGCCTCCAGCGTGGCGGACAAGCTGGGCCTCACGGGCGCCGCGTTCGCGGGCACCTCCGTGGCGTACGGCATGGAGTACCTGCGCGGCGCCCGCACGGAGGCCGGCGGCTGGATGGGCGTGGCCCGGGGCTTCGCCCGCTACCTGCAGGGCCGGGGAGAGCCCCAAGGATGA
- the wzy gene encoding exopolysaccharide repeat unit polymerase: protein MAFKPSLAAWLQYIVMVVGLGAVTLGAAAVGNGDPIVTMAPVLAFTVVWVILKLPLRYFALAVLYLVLAADYTPERPQSMFWPSPMFPFGKLLFTQMHELVGIGALRFPLVDGLIIFAIGLGIYRRATKSTIDPPVVPIPRPLVVTLTMSFMAIMWMEVWGIARGGDIKNSLWQWHQAAVLPLVGMMYHYSLRGPQDWPAVAKTITAAALTKSAVSTYFALVIVPAQGLEVEYTTCHSDSMTFIFAITVCIARWLERPKSGHAIRGILIILLVFIGMFFNDRRLAYVSLVGGLAAAYLFNPWTPLKKLVTRALIACSPLLVVYMLVGWGSSSSVFKPVQTFRSIIEGQHAEGELDYRDIENLNLIATWATNPVFGTGYGHEFLEPYPLPNIAFVFPTYRFHPHDSLLGLLAFGGWFGYTMVWMYLVVTVYLAARSYHRAHAAEHRTACLVIVGVIASYLNQVFGDMGIISYICTFEVAVASVLAGKLAMVTGAWPWPQREKVLGLTRAAPEEVPPSSATPA from the coding sequence ATGGCCTTCAAACCCTCGCTCGCCGCCTGGCTCCAGTACATCGTCATGGTCGTGGGCCTGGGCGCCGTCACCCTCGGTGCGGCGGCCGTGGGTAACGGTGACCCCATTGTCACGATGGCGCCGGTGCTGGCGTTCACCGTGGTGTGGGTCATCCTGAAGCTGCCGCTGCGCTACTTCGCGCTGGCGGTGCTCTACCTGGTGCTGGCGGCGGACTACACGCCCGAGCGACCCCAGTCGATGTTCTGGCCCTCGCCGATGTTCCCCTTCGGCAAGCTGCTCTTCACCCAGATGCACGAGCTGGTGGGCATTGGCGCGCTGCGGTTCCCGCTGGTGGACGGGCTCATCATCTTCGCCATTGGCCTGGGCATCTACCGGCGGGCCACGAAGTCGACCATTGATCCGCCGGTGGTGCCCATCCCCCGGCCGCTGGTGGTGACGCTGACGATGTCCTTCATGGCCATCATGTGGATGGAGGTGTGGGGCATCGCGCGGGGCGGGGACATCAAGAACTCGCTGTGGCAGTGGCACCAGGCCGCGGTGCTCCCGCTGGTGGGGATGATGTATCACTACAGCCTGCGCGGGCCGCAGGACTGGCCCGCGGTGGCGAAGACCATCACCGCGGCGGCGCTCACCAAGTCCGCGGTGAGCACCTACTTCGCGCTCGTCATCGTCCCCGCGCAGGGGCTGGAGGTGGAGTACACCACCTGCCACTCGGACTCGATGACGTTCATCTTCGCCATCACCGTGTGCATCGCGCGGTGGCTGGAGCGGCCCAAGTCCGGTCACGCCATCCGGGGCATCCTGATCATCCTCCTGGTGTTCATCGGGATGTTCTTCAACGATCGCCGGCTCGCGTACGTGAGCCTCGTGGGCGGGCTGGCGGCGGCGTACCTGTTCAACCCGTGGACGCCGCTGAAGAAGCTCGTCACGCGCGCGCTCATCGCGTGTTCGCCGCTCCTGGTCGTGTACATGCTGGTGGGGTGGGGCTCCAGCAGCAGCGTGTTCAAGCCGGTGCAGACCTTCCGCTCCATCATCGAGGGCCAGCACGCCGAAGGAGAGCTGGACTACCGCGACATCGAGAACCTCAACCTCATCGCGACGTGGGCGACCAACCCCGTGTTCGGCACGGGCTACGGGCACGAGTTCCTGGAGCCCTACCCGCTCCCCAACATCGCGTTCGTGTTCCCGACATACCGGTTCCACCCGCACGACTCGCTGTTGGGCCTGTTGGCCTTCGGAGGGTGGTTCGGCTACACGATGGTGTGGATGTACCTGGTCGTGACGGTGTACCTGGCGGCGCGCTCGTACCACCGGGCGCACGCGGCGGAGCACCGCACGGCGTGCCTGGTCATCGTGGGCGTCATCGCGTCGTACCTGAACCAGGTGTTCGGCGACATGGGCATCATCTCGTACATCTGCACGTTCGAGGTGGCCGTGGCGTCGGTGCTCGCGGGCAAGCTGGCCATGGTCACCGGCGCGTGGCCGTGGCCGCAGCGCGAGAAGGTGCTGGGCCTGACGCGCGCGGCACCGGAAGAGGTGCCGCCCTCGAGCGCCACGCCGGCCTAA
- a CDS encoding mechanosensitive ion channel family protein: protein MRRFVPPWMWGVLLLGPAGAFADVGAPEQGASLLELLPPVFFMRPLWVLQTWQWLGLAGVLVGAWAMGRLVEAVTLRVGARAVGLTKSGWDDELLEAGRGSIRYVLAGMLVAAGVRFLRMPPEAEAAVDLGARSVIIAAVALFALRFLSRAARFVEERVAKSPEGANVARVRGLRTQLAILRRVVEVAVVLVAASLLLLQFEAVRNVGVSLLASAGIAGLAIGLAAQKSLSTLLAGIQLSITQPMRIGDTVIIENEWGWVEEITLTYVVVKVWDLRRLVIPITQFLEKPFQNWSKVSPEILGTAELYVDFRTDVPAVRAELKRILEQESNGLWDGKVQGLQVTDLSERTMKLRALVSAADSGKAFDLRCLVREKLVAFLQAQPHGLPLLRAEATPLPFPEEKAAGPALMAARMGNNARVEPQR from the coding sequence GTGCGCCGTTTCGTGCCGCCGTGGATGTGGGGGGTGTTGCTGCTGGGGCCCGCGGGGGCCTTCGCCGACGTGGGGGCACCGGAGCAGGGGGCGTCGCTGCTGGAGCTGCTGCCGCCGGTGTTCTTCATGCGCCCGTTGTGGGTGCTCCAGACGTGGCAGTGGCTGGGCCTGGCGGGGGTGCTGGTGGGGGCGTGGGCGATGGGGCGGCTGGTGGAGGCGGTGACGCTGCGCGTGGGCGCCCGGGCGGTGGGGCTGACGAAGTCCGGCTGGGATGACGAGCTGCTCGAGGCGGGACGGGGGAGCATCCGCTACGTGCTGGCGGGGATGCTGGTGGCGGCGGGCGTGCGGTTCCTGCGGATGCCGCCCGAGGCCGAGGCGGCGGTGGACCTGGGGGCGCGCTCGGTGATCATCGCGGCGGTGGCGCTGTTCGCGCTGCGCTTCCTCAGCCGGGCGGCCCGGTTCGTGGAGGAGCGGGTCGCGAAGTCGCCGGAGGGCGCGAACGTGGCGCGGGTGCGCGGGCTGCGCACGCAGCTGGCCATCCTGCGGCGCGTGGTGGAGGTGGCGGTGGTGCTGGTGGCCGCGTCGCTCCTGCTCCTCCAGTTCGAGGCGGTGCGCAACGTGGGGGTGTCCCTGCTGGCGTCCGCGGGCATCGCGGGCCTGGCCATCGGGCTGGCCGCGCAGAAGTCGCTGTCCACGCTGCTCGCGGGCATCCAGCTGTCCATCACGCAGCCCATGCGCATTGGCGACACGGTCATCATCGAGAACGAGTGGGGCTGGGTGGAGGAGATCACCCTCACCTACGTCGTCGTGAAGGTGTGGGACCTGCGCCGGCTGGTCATCCCCATCACGCAGTTCCTGGAGAAGCCCTTCCAGAACTGGAGCAAGGTGTCGCCGGAGATATTGGGCACGGCGGAGCTCTACGTGGACTTCCGCACGGACGTGCCGGCGGTGCGCGCGGAGCTCAAGCGCATCCTGGAGCAGGAGTCCAACGGGCTGTGGGACGGCAAGGTGCAGGGGCTCCAGGTGACGGACCTGAGCGAGCGCACCATGAAGCTGCGCGCCCTGGTGAGCGCGGCGGATTCGGGCAAGGCGTTCGACCTGCGCTGCCTGGTGCGGGAGAAGCTGGTGGCCTTCCTGCAGGCCCAGCCGCACGGGCTGCCGCTCTTGCGCGCGGAGGCCACGCCCCTGCCCTTCCCGGAGGAGAAGGCCGCGGGGCCGGCGCTGATGGCCGCGCGCATGGGCAACAACGCCCGGGTGGAACCGCAGCGCTGA
- a CDS encoding RNA polymerase sigma factor — translation MADKEMQTFAALVIQFRSGLLKHAQRILGNAADAEDLVQHALDEAWKERLHLQGPEAFRAWTGRVINTRAISLLRHHRAEQRKAVNAGWVTVLADDPETSEGGELWTFIHEKDLREAVERLPPQQREVFHLRAQGRSYVSIGAQVGRSTGTVGWWLHQVREQLRERLQPIAEERRLSVGAWH, via the coding sequence ATGGCTGATAAAGAGATGCAGACGTTCGCGGCGCTGGTCATCCAATTCCGTTCAGGGCTCTTGAAGCACGCCCAGCGCATCCTGGGGAACGCGGCGGACGCGGAGGACCTGGTGCAGCACGCGCTGGACGAGGCGTGGAAGGAGCGGCTGCACCTGCAGGGGCCGGAGGCCTTCCGGGCGTGGACGGGGCGGGTCATCAACACGCGGGCCATCAGCCTCTTGCGTCACCACCGCGCGGAGCAGCGCAAGGCGGTGAACGCGGGGTGGGTGACGGTGCTCGCGGATGATCCGGAGACGAGCGAAGGCGGCGAGCTCTGGACCTTCATCCACGAGAAGGACCTGCGCGAGGCGGTGGAGCGCCTGCCGCCGCAGCAGCGGGAGGTGTTCCACCTGCGCGCGCAGGGCCGGTCCTACGTGAGCATCGGGGCCCAGGTGGGCCGCTCCACGGGCACGGTGGGCTGGTGGCTCCACCAGGTGCGCGAGCAGCTGCGCGAGCGGCTCCAGCCCATCGCGGAAGAGCGCCGGCTCTCCGTGGGCGCGTGGCACTGA
- a CDS encoding DUF6445 family protein: MIPPRRPELAVRDVLPYRKPKLGRDYWIKDNVLPNALEVYERNLAREDWTMGAPWRPEIWPGIRAPHALTPEELAPVEKWICEQAGVRALKQEAPAQGALSHNHVQLVGEKESTAKPHVDSLALCDFAGVIYLHPQPPVKHVGTSFYRLRMPGGGLGGNTCPPGCVNLTQAFGVTKLPANAWAQDVEVENVFNRLIVYRADFVHSATAYFGQGDKRNKRATALFFWKAVR; the protein is encoded by the coding sequence ATGATTCCACCACGGCGCCCGGAGCTGGCCGTCCGCGACGTGCTTCCCTACCGGAAGCCGAAGCTGGGACGGGACTACTGGATCAAGGACAACGTGCTGCCCAACGCGCTGGAGGTCTACGAGCGCAACCTGGCCCGCGAGGACTGGACGATGGGCGCCCCGTGGCGGCCGGAAATCTGGCCCGGCATCCGCGCCCCGCACGCGCTCACGCCGGAAGAGCTGGCCCCCGTGGAGAAGTGGATCTGCGAACAGGCCGGCGTGCGCGCCCTCAAGCAGGAGGCCCCGGCGCAGGGCGCGCTGTCCCACAACCACGTGCAGCTCGTGGGGGAGAAGGAGTCCACCGCGAAGCCGCACGTGGACTCGCTGGCGCTGTGCGACTTCGCGGGCGTCATCTACCTGCACCCGCAGCCGCCCGTGAAGCACGTGGGCACGTCCTTCTACCGGCTGCGCATGCCCGGCGGCGGGCTGGGCGGCAACACCTGCCCTCCCGGCTGCGTCAACCTCACCCAGGCCTTCGGCGTGACGAAGCTGCCCGCCAACGCGTGGGCGCAGGACGTGGAGGTGGAGAACGTCTTCAACCGCCTCATCGTCTACCGAGCCGACTTCGTGCACTCGGCGACCGCGTACTTCGGGCAGGGCGACAAGCGGAACAAGCGCGCCACCGCCCTGTTCTTCTGGAAGGCCGTGCGCTGA